GTTCAGATGGCAAAGAgcaggtgtctctctctctttcaaaatgGCGGCTATGCACGACAATGAGTTCTGTAAGAGCAGGAGTAAAACTAGGCAGCGGtggtgtatgtgcgtatgtcagcgtgtctgtgagtctttgtgtgtagTACACATTGCAGCTATTACTTTCATCTGCCAGTCGAAGTCCTGGAGCTGGGTGCTGGAGATGGCGTTGGTTCTGTCCACAAGAGCCTGGTGGAtctcctcctgtctgctctTCACACACTGCGAGATGCACTCTGCATGGGTCGCTTCCAGCACCGAGAGCAATTCCTGAGTGGACACGCAAAACAAACTGATTGATGATGAAGATCTGCCTCACAGTAAATCAGTAAACCACCCTATGTAGAGACATTTCCACGTAAAAACACAAGCTTAGGTGTCGCTCGCATGGCTCTTGAAGTACATACCGTGTCTGAGCACTTCTTTCCCACGAGCACCCtgaagagggatgagagggccTCCAGCAGCTCGGACCATTGCGTCAGAGTCCACCTGTCACCATAGTCCGTTCTCTTTGGATAGCTTCTTCCACACAGCCCATCCACCACCCGATGCAAAAACTAGTGAGAAGGGGAAACATATTGGTTCATGATTGAAAACATTTGTTGAAAAATTAGGTAAGCTTTTTGT
Above is a window of Clupea harengus chromosome 14, Ch_v2.0.2, whole genome shotgun sequence DNA encoding:
- the commd8 gene encoding COMM domain-containing protein 8, producing MSTLQLLNKIPAVECLKFLHRVVDGLCGRSYPKRTDYGDRWTLTQWSELLEALSSLFRVLVGKKCSDTELLSVLEATHAECISQCVKSRQEEIHQALVDRTNAISSTQLQDFDWQMKLALSSDKLSLLHTPLLNLTLDVKENGKPRPVTIEMNREELQTLISAMEAANKVVLQLK